tgctgcgagacctgctgagcttttttccagcaatttcggtttGTTTGCGGCACAAGTACGCGCTCAACTTGCAATGTATTGTATTTTGCAGTAATCCAGTGCCATGGCAGTGTCAAATTCTGAATGGTCCCAGAAAGTAGCAGCATTCTATGCCAGTCCGTCACATTTTCTTGCCAGTACAACAACTGAGAACTTTGTTTACGATCTCCTGAGGGTCCTAGCAGATGAGAAGATCAGTGAAAACGTAAAGGTACGATACCACCCTGTCATTTTCCTTCCTTTCCTGATTTAGTGAAAGATTGCTGTATTGAGAGAGCACATGGATTGACTTTTGATGCTTTAATTTTCTCTGCTAATTTTGTAAATTCACAGTTTAAGATGCAATCTGATACCTCAACAAAGTGGCCATTTGTCATGTTTCAGCCCAGAGATCAGCAGGCTGTTTTAATCTCGCAGCTGAGGCCTGTCAAAGCATCATCCACTGTATACACTCATTGTGTTCTTTTCATCTGGGTAGcagttgggtgggggtgggggaggcggagggggaggggaggtcaACTGGATCCCCTGTCTATTGCCCGAGCTAATGCTGATTTCCCAAACGCTGACCAGGTGTTGAAACTGGGATCTTCCTGAAGTATGTAAAGCTCTCACTGCACAGCGTGACAGCTGAATTATTGGGAAGATGCCTCCTTTTGCTGTAAAACTGTTTCCAGTTAACAGTGTAAACGTGCAGTCTGCCAGGGGTCAGGTTCTGAGTTAATCTCCTTATTGGCTTTCAGAGgtcactgaatcaaaatcttTAAAAACCAGTGGGCAATGataaaggaaatacttcagattATACTGGGATAGTGGTGCTGCCATTGCAAAATTCAGGCAAAGAGGTTGCATTGTCCTATAGTAATCTTTCATCTATTCCTTACAAAAATTTTAAACAGTCGAATCACTCAATtaatctttttttctcatttgtcACATCTAAGCCCTTAGTATTTTTTTTTTACTTGCCAGAGTTTGGTTGGTTGGTTAGTTGTCTGGATAGCTGGTTTATTATACAGAGCAACACTAAccgtatgggttcaattcctgcatgaGCCGAGTTACCATtaaagactctccttctcaacctctctcccctcgcctgaggcatagtgaccctcagattaaacagtcatccatcatctctCTGTAATGGGAGAGCAGCCCTTTGATCCATTAGGATAATGCTGACTTTACCTTCTGTCGTTCTCTGTATCCTCAATGCGTTGACATTAAGTCTCATCAGACCCTCTTCCCATATCAATTCATTCATCCCCAAAGTGTAACTTTCAGGAGTTTATTAATGCTAGCCAGCATCTGCCCAGTCTTTGAATCTACAGCCTTTCCGAATTCAAGTTTGGTATCAGCTAATCACTAACTCTTTATTTATCTCACATCTGTTCTTGTGACCTCATCGTAGATTGTGTTCAGTGGGATCTGGGCTTCTCAATATGATCACCTGATCTTAAGAAAGATGTGGCAGAGAGCTGTACAATGATTGGTACTCAGGGTCTGTAAAATTTCTTGTTTGAATTTGCATTTCAGATACAGATTCTTGGGATAATTCAGGAATTCCCAGGATGGCTGTTCACCAGCTCTCGGCTGGCTGAGCAGGCAGCAGAGTCTATCTTCAGCATCTACTCACAGTTGCCCTTTGTACCCAAGTCGGTCAATCTGAAATGCCACTTGCTGCTTTCAGTCACCACTATAGTCATTGCCACTGATTACCTGACCAGCAATGTGAAAATATTGAACAATCTAATGACCCAACTGTTTGATGCAGTGTGTGACACTAATGATCGCAAATACGGGGGACATTTCAGGCCCCTCAGGGCCCTAGCGTGCGACTGCCTTCGAGAATTTGAAACATGTCACCCAGGGCTCCTGTCAAGAAAACTGGAACTTCTGCATACCCTCCAGCAAAAGGAAGTCAGTCCGCTGCACCAGGCCTACACGCTGCTGTATATCCAAGTGTTGAAAAATGCAGTCCACGCACTCTCGCGGTCGCGCAATGTGTCAGATGGAGCCATCCGAGAATTGTTGACGAGGAACGAGGAAATCAAATGGAAGGTGATGGAAAAGCCACAGGATTTATTAGCTATCACCACAACCACCGATCTGACTCCATTACCATCGACCATTGAGACAAAGGAGTTGAAGTCTTCAGTGACTCTGCTGTTGGAGGAGTCCTTCCTTCTAACTCCAGTATCCCAAGCTGCTTTGTTTCACGAATTGATCCAGGTGGTCCTTATGGTGCGCTCTCTTTCTCCAGCCATTTTCCGATCCCAGTTACTGCGTTTGTTTGGGACAATGGATATCTCCTTGATGCACAGCATGCTGCACATGAAGGCAAGCTTCACTGATAGTCTCTTCAGTGCCGAGGATGAGAACTTCCTGTTGAAGCGTCTGGTCTGCATGGCCCAGCATCCACTGCTCAGCAATCCTGTCAAGCTCTTCTACATGGACTGCTTGCTTCACTTTCCTGAAAACCGCCCCATTAACTCTAACCTGGAAGAGAATCTTCCAGTTTTGTTCACGCCAAAGATGGCGGCTTGCCTTTTCCCCACACTTTTTAACGACAGCAGCACAATGATGTCTCGTCTCAACCTGGTGAGTCTTATGTGCCTTGACAGTGCTGAGGAGGAAAGAGGACTTGCTGAGATCTTTGACTACCTTGTGTCTTTATACAAACTGGTGGATGCCAATGGAAGCCGAGGACATACTGTGACATTTTTCCAAGCCGTGTACATATTTGTGAGTTGCTTCCATGCCAGTGAAATGTATATGTCGGAGCTGACTCAATATATGGTTAAGCTGTACCAGAGGCATTGCACCTTAGCTCCACACATGATTAATCTCATAGACAGCATCCAGCAGCTCTTTGAGGattccaaatggcctgtttcactgGGGGAGGCTTTGCGCAAGCTGATTGTGGAACTCCCGCCAAAGCAACTGTCTCCTCATAAACTCAAACTCATATGGCACCTCAAGGTCCTAGCAAGAGTGGCCAAGGAACCCACCATATTGCAAAAGACAACAGTTCGGTTTTTACTGAATGTCGTTCAAGCTTCCGACCTGTGCAGGCAGGGTGATTGGAGAATGGGTAACTCGGTGCTGTCAGTGTGCAAAAGCATTCTGCATCACCAGAACGTGGAGCCCATCTTCAATGACCTTGCAGACCTCCTGCAGCACGTTCATGCCCAGTTCCAGGACATTGACATTCAGGACCATGCCCATTTCTATTATGCCTTACTCACCTGCCTCTCCCACGAGAAGCTCGCAGGAATCGTGGCACCAGGGACAGGGAACTGTATTCGAGCAAAGACGCGATCACTCTCATCCCTAATGTCAGAGAGTGCAGGTCACTCAATCTCTGTTCTTCCAATAAAACACCCAGTACTGAAAATCATTCCAGTCCCAGAAGAAGGTTCTTCCAATCTCGGTCTTGCCGGAGACACAACCGTGAAGGACCTTGAAGAAGATTCCTTACAGAAATACTTGAACCAATTCCAAAATGTCGGATTTGCTTCTACCATTGTGATGAAATTCCATTTGACTTTTGCTGAGGAAGTTGATCCTGAGTATCACAAAATCTACACAGTGCATCTCTGTTTTGACCTGAGGAGTACCCACTACGAGCCACTGAGTGATCTCCATGTACCCTGTCTCTTCCTAAGCCGAAACCCTCATGTTTTCTCCTTGGCTTTCAAGCCGCATCTACCTTTTCCCGTCACTTTACATACGCGAGCAGTCTTTACCAGGGAGGACGGCAGTACATGTTGTAGCCAGCTTGAACCCGTTGACATCGGTTTCGCCCGTTTGTTCCTGGCCCTTCCCGTTCCGACAAATTGGCCGCTGGAAATGAAGGCTCGACTCTTTAACCAGTTCTGGGAATCCTTGCTCCAGACTGGATCCAGCCAGTCTGTTCTCAGTCGCTTCTGCTTTACAACCGTTCAGAGACCTCTGAGTGAACTCGTAAACCTGCACTTTCAAAAATATGTGGTTTCGCAGCAGTCAGACCCAGAGTCTTACAAGGTTTTTCTGTTCCTACCTCCTCGAGTCCACCTTTTGCTCAGTCTGGAGCAGGCACACAATATGGCAAAGGTTGATATTGTCACTGATAACTGGCAGCTTTTACCTTTCATTAATTCTTACCTGATTGACATAACATCTGAAAAATAGCTGCCGCAAACTTGTCATCTGAACACAGTGCAGCCATTAAACCCTTTCAGTTTGGTACCACTTTGAATGTACTTCCTTATTCAAGCAACGAGGTTGTCTTCTGAGGATTACTGCTGAGTGTGAAATGTATGCTCTAAGTTGTTGAGAGTGCAGAATTTTGAGACCATTGCTAAGGTAATACCCGTTCTGTTTCCTTTTAACGCAAGTGAGTCTTAAAGGCCTAGAATTTACTCAATGCAGGGagatgtgggtggcacagtggttagcactgctgcctcacagcgccagagacccgggttcaattcccgcctcgggcgactgactgtgtggagtttgcacgttctccccgtttcctcccacagtccaaagatgtgcaggttaggtgaattggccatgctaaattgcccgtagtgttaggtaaggggtaaatgtaggggaatgggtgggttgcgcttcggcgtgtcggtgtggacttgttgggccgaagggcctgtttccacactgtaatgtaatgtcatgtcaTGTCATATAAATGAGAATTGATGCCCAGAAAATTCCCAGTGTGGACATTTCCCAGGCTGGGGTGAATTAGGCGCTATAGAACCTAAGTAAGAAATGCTCAAAGGTTGGATAACATCAAACTGTCCAGGTTTCTAGTTGGTGAAACAGTACAGCCCTTCGACAGTCTATAGATCAATTGGAAAGGATAGGATCCATGTTGGAAATGATACCCGTTGTAACTGCAGAGTCTGTTGCTTCCTGTCCAAACTTACGCATGAAATACATTGTTAGGTAAGGTACAGGAGGGCAGTTAGTGCCACTGTAAGTGGATTGTATTTGATACCTTCAGAAGTGAAGGGATTGACAGTGATGAGGAAAATAAATTGTTCAACTGCATCACTGCTACTGCACAGCAGCAGTGACCCAAGTTCAAGTCCaccctctgtggagtttgcacatttcccccaTGTCTGCTttgggtttcctgtgggtgctccagtttcctcccacagatccaaagatgtgcagtttaggtggattggccattgttAAATTGTCCAGTGAtggacaggctaggtggattggccacgggaaATATGGAGTTAGGGTGGGTCTAggtaggatgcttttcagagggttgatgcggactcaatgggctgaatcgcttgcttccacactagggattctatgatcaatcAGTATTTGCCAATGTTTGCTATTTTCCTTTTCACCTAATTTTGATATTGTAAATATGGGGAAACAAGTATTTTTATATAAAGCTTGGTATTTGTTATTTGTAGTTTCCTTGTAATTTTATCCTAATTCTGTCACATTCTGAAGGGAAGCCATATGAGAGGATGGCTATAAAACAATATATAAATCCAGAGTTTGGAGCATATAAAGCCCCGTTTCTTTTTTCTCCTGTCTGAGATACTAAACCAGAGAGGTGTCCGGCCTGCTGTGTTAATGGGGAAATTGCCTGCTGTGCTAATGCATTGGTCACTGCTCCATCTGAGTGTCTCTGAGCAGCTGTCTGACTCCCCTGCCACACCAAATCAATCTGTCTTTGTACTGTTCCCAGGATAGAGTTGGAAACCATGGGAGTACAGCTGACTTCAGGGTGAAACGAATACAGCATGAAGTTCCAGTTGTGGCCTTACTGAAATAACCATTTAGTTCTATCAGCATCTACACGAGCTAAGATCCTCTGTGCTCCCATTGGGTAATCATTGACTATGTTACATAACTCTTAACTTGTCAAGGCATTCTCTTGAAAAATGAACAAGTGAATGGCTATCAGTTATTTCATTGAGTTGAAACAGGCGCAATGTGTGTAAATGTCCTTACTGTCTCCAAAGAGAGAGGCCTCCTTATTAATAAATATAGTTTCCAGTACATGGAAACGTGCTACATCACAGTGTGAATCCAATTGTGAATTCTAGGTAGCCATACTATGGTTTTCAGACCAGAGAGTGATAAACGAGTCACACTATTCTGTTTCCTGTCATTCAGTAACATTTGTACTGATTCTGCCAATGCCACATTTATTCTACACGGCTCAAATTTGAAATCTGTGGTGTGGCATGTTATGAAATCTCTTTTGGAAGTCCATGAAGGCTGTATTAATTTTACGTGCCACATCTCTTCCCCCACCTGTGCAGTTTTTGATACTTAAAACTAATTTCCCTCACTGATCCTGTGCTGACTTTCCCTAACTATTGAACCTATGCTAAGCAATTTTTAATTTTATCCTCGAATGCTATTTCTAAATGCTCTCTTCTgcaaaccccacccccccaccccccccaaccgaCACAAACGCACACTTTTAGCTGATATGATGAATCTAGCAAGTATAAACCAATAACCCACTTTGAATAATGGTATAATATTTGCAATTCTCCATTCTTTTGCACCACCCATTAGCGAAGGAGAGTTGGAAGATTATGACTCAAACTGCCCACCCTTCATCCTCCAACATATTCCATCTAGTCGTAATTTATAAAGATTTATGGCAATCATCCTTTTAAATACCTCCTGTTTATTAATTTTCAGCCTATGAGGAATCTTAATTATCCCCTTCAATGACTTTGGCAGCATCTTCTTTGATAAGGATACAAATTGTAAGGTTTGGATCTTTTATATTTGATTAAATGTGTCTGATTTTCTGTCCTGTGTGTTTCCTAGGGTGTGGTGACTGACAATCAAAAACTAAAGTGAAGTAAACAATTAGAAGCATCAGATCCAGTATTTTAAAACATTGAATAAAACCCCTGTCCTATATGTAAGGAATCAAACACACAAACTCATTTTATACCTTGGCTATCTCCCCTGTTGTGTATAGATCTCCTTTCTGAAACCTGACTGGCACACCTCTTCCTCCACcgcccgcccccccaccccaccaacgcCCCCACCAACGCCCAACTAAGTTAGGTTACTGTTGCTATGGCTGTCAAAAAGTGGTGATCATCCTAATTAGCACACTCTCTAACAATACATTTGAGTACAGTGACAGCCTAGATTGTGGAGCCATGTCACAGTGTATCAAAGCCTTCATGCAGAGGATCTGGATTGTTTTTAAGAAAATGGGAAGAATAGcatcacaaccacctgaaagATGTTAACCCACTCTTTACTGGGCTTGAGTAAGTTAGCCCTTGGCTCTTGTAACCAAagcgttttttaaaaaaaagttgtcgATCATTTATTGTGAATTGAGACATACACTTGTACTGGGACAGGAACagtattttttttccccccccatGAGCCTGTTGTAGATCTTGTTACTTGACATTTGCAGCATCTGACTAGGAACATAGAGAGCATTTGTTCTTAACAAGTTGGAGATTTGCTCTGGAAGGAAAGCCCCCCCCTCCATTTAAGATATCAATGTCACGCACAGCTGAAGCATCTGCAGCCACCTTCAACAGAACTACCAAGTCTTTGATCCCTCTTGGCCTGCTCCATGGATACCctgcatcacagatgccagtcttcaagtaATTGGAGTTTACTCCACCTACTATCAATAAACAGCTGATgctactggatactgcaaaagttGCAGTCCTTGTCAGCAGTATTGACAGTTGTCATTTTGAAACCTCACAATGAACTttgagaggaagtggtgaatgcaggtacagtaaaacatttaaaagatatttgaagaAGTACATgaagaataggaaaggtttagagggatatgtgccaagtgcaggcagatggaaccagtttaatttgggattatagttggcaaggactggttggactaaaggctctgtttctgtacctaacaatgtagaaaattgtgcAGGTCTGTCCACAAAAACCAAGGCACTCCAATCTTAGCAATTACTGCCCCagcagtctactcttgatcatcagcaaagtgaaggAAGGTATTACTGATGGCTGTATCTATAAACTGCTAGCTCGTGCTCAGTTTGGGGCTTGGCTCGAGTTGCCAACTGCCTGACCTTGTTCCAATCTGGCTATCTACATTCCCTAAAGAGCTGAGCCCCAGAAGTGAGGTGAGAATGACTTCCCTGGACATTGAGATGGAATGTGACTAAGAATGGCATCAAGGAGCACTAACTACActtggagtcaatgggaatccttttgtgtatgtgtatttgggaGGGTGCTGAAGAATCTCTGTCGTCaaagtcatacctagcacaatgGAAGATACTTGTGGTTGTTTGAGGCCAAACATCTCGATCCCAGGACACTGGTTCAGGAGTTCATGTTAGGGCCTAACACCTTAGGCTGCTGCAATTTAGATGTTCCCTCCTGTATTAAATCAGAAGGGAGATCTGCAAACGGTGTTGAATTATTGCACAGtcttcagatattgaagcagtctgtgcccaagtgcagcaagacctggacaacattcaggcttggactgacaagcaGCAAGTAAGGTTGACACCATTTCAGTGGCAGGCAATGACTGTTTCCAACAGGGAGACTCGGACACTACCCCTCCATGATTGGTActttatcatcactgaatctcctAACTGTCAGCATTTTGGCGGTTACTATTTACCAGCCATATAAAGGCTATGATTACAAAGTAGATCAGAGGATAGGAGTTCAGCAGCAAGTAACTGCTACACCTcttcaccactcccctcacctagCTTCAccaaaactcaagaagcttgacaccatccagaccaAAGTAGCTTGTTTGATTGGCAtgccatccaccaccttcaacattcatatCCTCCTCCATTGGCACATACACATAGCAGGATGAGCCATCTGCAAGGTACACTGCAGCACCTCATCAAGGCTCCTTCAATAGAACCTTTCAAATCCATGACCTGTACAACCTGGAAGGGCAAGAGCAGTTGATGCATGGGACCATCCCCAACTGAAAATTCCCATCCATCATAAACAATCCAGACTTGTGTatctatcactgttccttcattgtcattgtCAAAATCCTGGCACTACCTCCCTAACATCACTTTGGACTTTCAAGCAGCTCCTCATCATCACCCTCccaagcaattagggatggcaccAAATAGTGACCTCAGCCATGCTCATATACCACAAACAAGAGCATCATGCTCGCGCAGTTCAGGTTGGCTAGACAATATGGCTCCTTCTCCTGTGACCTCTACAAATTTGCTTCAGCACCAATCTCAGAAAAAATCTCAGTCTGTACTAAGTGCTTTTGAATCCCTgtagaaaggagaaagtgaggactgcagatgctggagatcagagcttaacaccagaggtgttctctgaaacattccgcaagtaggcggcctgtctccccattgTATAGGAGGCCGCAGCGGATGCAGTAcacacacctctgggacacccgcaccagccgccccgtagctgaacactttaactccccctcccactccgccaaggacatgcaggtccttggcctcctccatcgccagaccatggcaacatgatgcctggaggaagagtgcctcatcttccgcctaggaaccctccaaccacaggggatgaatgcagatttttccagctttctcagtcccaaccctcaaactcagcaccaccttcttgacctgcaatcttcttcccgacctctccggcctatcaccctcaccttaacctccttccacctatcgtattcccagcacccctcccccaagtccctcctccctaccttttatcttagcctgcttggcacaccctcctcattcctgaagaagggcttatgcccgagacgtcgattctcctgttcctttgctgcctgacttgctgcgcttttccagcaacacatttttaatccCTGTAGAAACCCTGACTAAAAGTTCTGTGTGGAATTGGGGCAGAGTTTGCACCAACGCCCATTAGGATTAGTATGAAACTGCTCCAATTTATTTTACCTTGTATCAACCACTGGCCCTTCTTAGGTAAAACTACCAAATTGTAGCTATGTTGAGCTGTTGTCTATGATGTCACACCCATTCTGTAATAGGCCAAACATTTCCTTCTCTCTTTGATCGTCAGTTTTCAAAACTCATTATTTCCAATGTAGAGGGGACTTCAGTAAACTGATGGCTGTGTGAAACACATCAGTTCCTTCACACACTACACAGCATTAGAATCACAGTTTCTGTCACTGCACGGGTTTCTTTCGGGCGCTTCAGTTTgcccccacagtctaaagatgtgcaggttaagtacaTTGGGAGGAATTTAGAGTATGGAGCTTAAAGGATCAGGGTCCAATCATTTACGAGAGTTTAGGAAGAACCTCTTCACTCAAAGAGTTGAAAGTCTTTGGACGTGTCTACCACCGAAGGTTGCAGATGTACCATCATTGAATAGAAGGCTGCAGGACAGATTTTTggtttgagagagatatggtAACAGGCAGAAAAGGGGAGCTGAGATAAAAATCAACCATGATGAATggatggagcagacttgagggaCTGTATGGTTTCCTACTGCTTATTTTTAATATTCTTATTTCATAACAATTAACAATAGTGATACCTTTGGGGTGAGCAATTTATAACCAGGTCCTTTGTTATCACATTCAAAGTGTAGGTAAGTAAAATAATAACTTAGTCCAATTTGCTAATTTCATCTGTGTATCTGAGAACCTCAGGTGATTATAACTATTTGTGTTGTTTGGCATCATGCAGGAAAATGAAACCTTCCCTTCTTAACCAGGTTTGCTGTCGCTGATATTAGCAGGTAAATGCTTATTGTGTCCTTATGCTCGTCCCTGGTGTGTTATTTTATACAATGCTGGCCCATTTCATATACATAGAATACTAACTACCCTCTGATGTAAACAGACAAAAAGGAAGTCAAATGAAAATATCAGTGTTAGCGCGCACAGTCATTTCCAGGTTGTGTTGCTGAAAGAAATAGAACCATGAATTACAAAGAAATAGGCATGAAACAAGGTTTTAAAATTATCTCGTGTGACTGTCAAGAGAACTCAGTATTTTCTGGAATCAAAGCCGCTTTTTCAGGACGCGTTTGGATCTTTGAGGCTGTTCTTGCTGGCAGGGAGAATCATTGGCTCGAGTCCGTGGAAGTTGGGCTCTGTGTTGTGTGGCTGCTGCTGGGTCAGGAGCTTATTAATGAGACCGACTTCAGAATCTCTTTTCTCTATCTCCTCGTATGGTGTCCATGACATGTCAGGCTGCAGCTTGTACGCACCAAGGAACTCATGAGGTGGGCTCGGCCCCCAATCCTAATGTGAATCATAAATAAAGAACAGGTTGAATAAGAAGATTAAGATTTGAATATACAACAACTTTCACAGCCTCAGGTCATTCCAAAGCACTCACGTGCCAAGGAAGTACTTTCAACATTTAACAGtacagacacaggaacaggcccttcatcccaataTGTCTGTGCAgccctaaactaatcccatttgcctgcatatgGTCTAtattcctctattccctgcctgttcatatgTCTCTTAAAATGgtgctatcatatctgcttctaccacctccccctAACAGGACATTCCAGGTACTTGCCACATCTGTATAAAACAGTTCTTGTATATCTTCTTTTCATCTTCCCCTTCTCACTTTAAAGTTATCCCTCCTCttgtttgacatttccaccctgggaaagaaacctactctccaccctatctatgcctctcataattttatgtaCTTCTGtcaggtaacccctcagcctctgacactttagcgaaaacaatccaagtttgtccttATAGGTCATACACTCCAAACCAGGCTGCAACACATGTggatctccttccccttccttggAAATATTTAAACCCAGCTGACCTTTGGTGAAAGGATGGAGAAGTACCGCTGGCCAGAATCCCGCCTGTACATGAAGTACACTGTGCCTGGCTTCTTCACAATATTGCAGGCAACGTGATGGAGATCTGCATCCCTCTTGGCCTCTTCCAGGACCTGGACAGAATGAAATGTTACACCAGATCGGATCATTGAGGAGCAGTACCATAAATGATGTTGCCACTGATAGTGAAGATGGGAAAACACTAAGCATAATTCATGTCAATGTAAGAGAAGCTGAAGCAGGCGACCTGGCTGTTTGGgatagagttccaggattttggtccAGCAGTGGTGAAAGATGCTGTGTGACCTGGAAGGGAACTTAATGACGGTAAAGTTCCCAATGTTCTGATGCCCATGTTTATTCCAAATGCTGGGAGCTCAGTAGAGTCCAAATTGAGGGGCAGCAGGCCACTTCATAGCTCAGGGGATCTTCACAGGCAGCCTGCAAGAGGCTTCGACTGTTTTACCAAAACAGCATCTTCCACACATAAAACCTTTTAAAATATCTGATAAGGTGATAAAAACCTAGCTATATTGGTCCTGTTAGGTACTGAAATCATTGCTTGTGAAATCAGACATTCCCAGTGTTGACAGGAACAGAAGACAGGGGGTAGACCATAGAGATGTGACACTTGAAACAGCTCCAAAAAGGctagtatcccgtcaccaagtcaccctttatttacattgcTCAATGTATGATACTGACCTAGTTAGcacagccagctctcagaatgagcAGAGTCCTTGATACtcctgtttctcttttttttcatatggttacatcattaatcccacataccaaatcgtctctcagcatctcattaagggctaaaccaaagtcacatgcctttGCCAGT
The Chiloscyllium punctatum isolate Juve2018m chromosome 16, sChiPun1.3, whole genome shotgun sequence DNA segment above includes these coding regions:
- the ap5b1 gene encoding AP-5 complex subunit beta-1; the encoded protein is MAVSNSEWSQKVAAFYASPSHFLASTTTENFVYDLLRVLADEKISENVKIQILGIIQEFPGWLFTSSRLAEQAAESIFSIYSQLPFVPKSVNLKCHLLLSVTTIVIATDYLTSNVKILNNLMTQLFDAVCDTNDRKYGGHFRPLRALACDCLREFETCHPGLLSRKLELLHTLQQKEVSPLHQAYTLLYIQVLKNAVHALSRSRNVSDGAIRELLTRNEEIKWKVMEKPQDLLAITTTTDLTPLPSTIETKELKSSVTLLLEESFLLTPVSQAALFHELIQVVLMVRSLSPAIFRSQLLRLFGTMDISLMHSMLHMKASFTDSLFSAEDENFLLKRLVCMAQHPLLSNPVKLFYMDCLLHFPENRPINSNLEENLPVLFTPKMAACLFPTLFNDSSTMMSRLNLVSLMCLDSAEEERGLAEIFDYLVSLYKLVDANGSRGHTVTFFQAVYIFVSCFHASEMYMSELTQYMVKLYQRHCTLAPHMINLIDSIQQLFEDSKWPVSLGEALRKLIVELPPKQLSPHKLKLIWHLKVLARVAKEPTILQKTTVRFLLNVVQASDLCRQGDWRMGNSVLSVCKSILHHQNVEPIFNDLADLLQHVHAQFQDIDIQDHAHFYYALLTCLSHEKLAGIVAPGTGNCIRAKTRSLSSLMSESAGHSISVLPIKHPVLKIIPVPEEGSSNLGLAGDTTVKDLEEDSLQKYLNQFQNVGFASTIVMKFHLTFAEEVDPEYHKIYTVHLCFDLRSTHYEPLSDLHVPCLFLSRNPHVFSLAFKPHLPFPVTLHTRAVFTREDGSTCCSQLEPVDIGFARLFLALPVPTNWPLEMKARLFNQFWESLLQTGSSQSVLSRFCFTTVQRPLSELVNLHFQKYVVSQQSDPESYKVFLFLPPRVHLLLSLEQAHNMAKVDIVTDNWQLLPFINSYLIDITSEK
- the c16h1orf50 gene encoding LOW QUALITY PROTEIN: uncharacterized protein C1orf50 homolog (The sequence of the model RefSeq protein was modified relative to this genomic sequence to represent the inferred CDS: deleted 1 base in 1 codon), with the translated sequence MSQAKAEDNKGNSSAVALVESNANPAGLQLVSSYQTNRIGDPLDIVALAQQIQKADEFVHANACNRLTVIAEQIQYLQEKARKVLEEAKRDADLHHVACNIVKKPGTVYFMYRRDSGQRYFSILSPKDWGPSPPHEFLGAYKLQPDMSWTPYEEIEKRDSEVGLINKLLTQQQPHNTEPNFHGLEPMILPASKNSLKDQTRPEKAALIPENTEFS